The following are from one region of the Deltaproteobacteria bacterium genome:
- a CDS encoding HigA family addiction module antidote protein: MGRIKKRSPTHPGGILKRHYLEPLSLSVAQVAEALRISRKTLSKIVNERGAVTPDMALRLSKAFRTTPELWLNLQQNYDLWHAYHDSRLWKTAHEIAA, translated from the coding sequence ATGGGACGGATTAAAAAGAGATCCCCGACACACCCGGGAGGGATTTTAAAAAGGCACTACCTGGAACCTTTATCCTTAAGTGTCGCGCAAGTTGCGGAGGCCTTGAGAATCTCCCGCAAGACGCTCTCCAAGATTGTGAATGAGCGAGGGGCTGTTACCCCCGACATGGCCTTGCGGCTTTCGAAGGCGTTTAGGACCACTCCGGAATTATGGCTTAACCTCCAGCAGAATTACGATCTCTGGCACGCCTATCATGATTCCCGATTGTGGAAAACAGCCCATGAGATAGCCGCCTGA